The Metabacillus schmidteae genome includes a region encoding these proteins:
- a CDS encoding DUF2798 domain-containing protein encodes MPTTKKESIQFGFIMCFGMVFFMTIYNFYLNGMLGELTFIEGVSDLFIGFIIAFILDLFIVGPNAKKIALKLTAKTSNKLYKILSISICMVIGMAFFMSIYGLVTNYIHNGYHANSIMSDFLSVFGKNFIVALPLQIIIMGPLVRFIFVKFIKSNEMVSMGN; translated from the coding sequence TTGCCAACAACGAAAAAGGAAAGTATACAATTTGGTTTTATCATGTGTTTTGGAATGGTATTCTTTATGACAATTTATAATTTTTATCTTAATGGAATGCTTGGGGAGCTGACGTTTATAGAAGGAGTATCAGATTTATTCATTGGGTTTATTATTGCATTTATACTTGATTTGTTTATAGTTGGACCTAATGCGAAAAAAATTGCCTTGAAATTAACAGCTAAGACAAGTAATAAGCTCTACAAAATCCTAAGCATATCAATATGCATGGTAATAGGGATGGCATTTTTTATGTCCATTTATGGCCTTGTTACAAATTATATTCATAACGGATATCACGCCAATTCAATTATGTCAGATTTTTTATCTGTGTTCGGTAAGAACTTCATTGTAGCATTGCCGCTGCAAATTATTATTATGGGGCCACTAGTTCGATTTATTTTTGTTAAATTTATTAAATCCAATGAAATGGTAAGTATGGGAAATTAG
- the hprK gene encoding HPr(Ser) kinase/phosphatase, with protein MKLLTVEHLVQKFSLKVLAGESQLQQPITQPRSHRPGLEFVGHFDFFPTERVQILGRKEINYLHKLSIEERQFRIGNIVKYHPPCFIVTASEEGLTYLKQYCLEEGIPLLCTKEPRITSEVMTQLDAFMVKALAPESAIHGVCINVYGMGILIRGKSGVGKSETAHTLIGRGHRLVADDVVVLKKLSPTTILGTHDEKTKEFLSLRSIGLLNVVRLYGRKAFQDETRIALDIELKKWEKDTLNNELEQESRFTEYMGVKIPHIEIQLQPGRDVAGLIEAAANNWLLKQQGYSAAEEFLKRLESEFT; from the coding sequence TTGAAATTATTAACGGTTGAACATTTGGTTCAAAAGTTTTCATTAAAAGTTCTGGCTGGAGAGAGTCAGTTGCAACAACCGATTACTCAACCCAGGTCACACCGCCCAGGTTTGGAGTTTGTCGGCCATTTTGATTTCTTTCCAACGGAACGGGTTCAAATACTCGGTCGAAAAGAAATCAACTATCTACATAAATTAAGCATAGAAGAGCGCCAATTCCGTATCGGAAATATTGTTAAATACCATCCCCCTTGTTTTATCGTTACAGCTAGTGAAGAAGGGTTAACCTACTTGAAACAATATTGTCTAGAAGAAGGAATTCCTCTATTATGTACCAAAGAACCACGAATAACATCTGAGGTTATGACACAACTTGATGCTTTTATGGTGAAAGCACTAGCACCTGAATCGGCAATCCATGGGGTTTGTATTAATGTCTATGGAATGGGGATTTTAATACGTGGAAAATCCGGGGTTGGGAAAAGTGAAACAGCCCATACGTTGATCGGAAGAGGACACCGGCTTGTGGCTGATGATGTTGTCGTGCTGAAAAAGCTTAGTCCAACGACAATTCTCGGGACTCATGATGAAAAAACGAAGGAATTTCTTTCTTTACGAAGTATTGGCCTTTTAAATGTCGTCCGTTTATATGGAAGAAAAGCGTTTCAAGATGAAACAAGAATCGCGCTTGATATCGAATTAAAAAAATGGGAGAAAGATACCCTTAATAACGAATTAGAGCAGGAGTCCAGATTCACAGAATATATGGGTGTTAAAATTCCTCATATTGAAATCCAACTGCAGCCTGGTCGTGATGTGGCAGGGTTAATTGAAGCAGCCGCTAATAATTGGCTTCTCAAACAGCAAGGCTATAGTGCGGCAGAAGAATTCCTCAAACGTCTGGAGTCTGAGTTCACATAA
- a CDS encoding 2-hydroxycarboxylate transporter family protein has translation METARELETLQHEDGKKGFLTKLKQVKVGVIPLPLYLVLAAIVYGASVYNQLPPDMIGGFAVIMVLGILLGDLGMKIPILKDIGGPAILALLVPSILVFLDLFNPASMEAVTTLMKTSNFLYLYISVLVAGSILGMNRKVLIQGFSKMFIPLVLGTIASIVVGISVGALFGYEMKHTFFYIIVPIIGGGVGEGILPLSLAYSQILGGSAETYVSQMIPAAVIGNIVAVISAGLMKNLGERKPELTGNGVLVKSKDGIKEMNNESTNINAPVDFSLMGAGLLLACAFFIFGQFAHMFLGIPGPVLMIVAATLVKCLQLMPKKMEQGAFHLYKFVSTGLTWPLMVGLGMLYIPLEDVVKIVTPAYVVVCMSVVIAMVGTGYFVGKFLNMHPVESAIVTGCHSGLGGTGDVAILSASNRMSLMPFAQVATRLGGAATVIMATLLMKFFS, from the coding sequence ATGGAAACAGCAAGAGAATTGGAAACGCTTCAACATGAAGATGGGAAAAAAGGGTTTCTTACAAAGTTAAAACAAGTCAAGGTAGGGGTTATCCCGTTACCACTTTATTTAGTATTAGCAGCAATTGTCTATGGCGCATCTGTTTATAATCAGCTGCCTCCAGACATGATTGGAGGATTTGCGGTTATTATGGTGCTTGGGATCCTATTAGGGGACCTTGGTATGAAGATTCCTATTTTAAAGGACATTGGCGGACCAGCTATATTAGCCTTGCTAGTTCCATCTATCCTTGTGTTTTTAGACTTATTTAACCCGGCTTCGATGGAAGCGGTGACAACTTTAATGAAAACATCTAACTTCCTATATTTATATATTTCTGTTTTAGTAGCAGGAAGCATACTGGGTATGAATCGCAAAGTCTTGATTCAAGGGTTTTCAAAAATGTTTATCCCGCTTGTTCTTGGAACGATAGCTTCTATTGTTGTTGGTATTTCAGTTGGAGCACTTTTTGGATATGAAATGAAGCATACCTTTTTCTATATCATTGTTCCTATTATTGGAGGAGGAGTTGGTGAAGGAATTTTACCATTATCACTAGCATACTCACAGATTTTAGGTGGATCGGCTGAAACGTATGTGTCTCAAATGATTCCTGCTGCAGTCATTGGAAATATCGTTGCAGTAATAAGTGCAGGTTTAATGAAGAATTTAGGTGAAAGAAAGCCGGAACTTACTGGAAATGGTGTATTAGTCAAATCAAAAGATGGCATTAAAGAAATGAACAATGAGAGTACAAATATAAATGCGCCAGTTGATTTTTCATTAATGGGTGCAGGTTTACTTCTTGCTTGTGCATTTTTCATCTTCGGTCAATTTGCCCATATGTTTTTAGGAATTCCGGGCCCTGTGTTAATGATTGTGGCTGCTACTCTGGTTAAATGTCTTCAACTGATGCCGAAAAAAATGGAACAAGGTGCATTTCATCTGTATAAATTTGTTTCTACCGGTTTAACTTGGCCGCTTATGGTGGGGTTAGGAATGCTGTATATTCCTCTTGAGGATGTTGTGAAAATTGTAACTCCAGCTTATGTGGTGGTATGTATGTCTGTTGTTATTGCAATGGTTGGGACAGGTTATTTTGTTGGGAAGTTCTTAAATATGCATCCGGTTGAATCAGCGATTGTAACAGGATGTCATAGCGGTTTAGGTGGAACAGGGGACGTAGCTATTTTGTCTGCTTCGAACAGAATGTCACTTATGCCATTTGCACAAGTAGCAACAAGACTTGGTGGAGCTGCTACAGTCATTATGGCTACACTCTTAATGAAGTTTTTTAGTTAA
- a CDS encoding acetate kinase, with protein MTKIIAINAGSSSLKFQLFEMPKEKVLTAGLVERIGLEKGVFTILVNGEKVKETIDIPDHAVAVRMLLDKLTHYGIVESLNEIEGIGHRIVHGGEIFNDSVLISDETLQKIEELSDLAPLHNPANVIGIKAFKEVLPNVKSVAVFDTAFHQTMPERSFLYSLPYEYYEKYGIRKYGFHGTSHKYVSEKAAELLGRPIDQLRLISCHLGNGASIAAIEGGKSIDTSMGFTPLAGVAMGTRSGNIDPALIPFIMEKTGQTEMEVLDILNKKSGILGISGLSSDLRDIEHAAEEGNERAETALEVFASRIHKYIGSYAAQMSGVDAIIFTAGIGENSDIIRSRVLRGLEFMGVYWDSALNQVRGEDRFISYPHSPVKVIIIPTNEEVMIARDVERITAELAVPL; from the coding sequence ATGACAAAAATTATTGCAATCAATGCAGGGAGTTCTTCTTTAAAGTTTCAATTGTTTGAAATGCCGAAAGAGAAAGTACTCACAGCCGGATTGGTAGAACGTATCGGATTAGAAAAGGGAGTATTCACGATCTTAGTGAACGGAGAAAAAGTAAAAGAAACAATTGACATTCCAGACCATGCTGTTGCGGTTAGAATGCTATTGGATAAACTTACGCATTATGGAATTGTTGAATCTTTAAATGAAATTGAAGGTATCGGCCATCGTATTGTACACGGAGGAGAGATATTTAATGATTCTGTTTTAATTTCAGATGAAACACTTCAAAAAATCGAAGAACTATCAGATTTAGCCCCGCTTCATAACCCCGCGAATGTTATTGGAATTAAAGCATTCAAAGAGGTTTTACCAAATGTGAAGTCAGTAGCTGTTTTTGATACAGCATTTCATCAAACAATGCCAGAGAGATCATTTTTATATAGTTTACCTTATGAATATTATGAAAAGTATGGAATCCGTAAATACGGCTTTCATGGCACCTCACATAAATATGTTTCGGAAAAAGCTGCAGAATTACTTGGACGTCCGATCGATCAATTGCGCTTGATTTCCTGTCACTTAGGAAACGGGGCAAGTATAGCTGCAATTGAAGGTGGAAAATCTATTGATACTTCAATGGGCTTTACTCCCCTTGCAGGTGTTGCAATGGGAACTCGTTCAGGGAACATTGACCCGGCGTTGATTCCGTTTATTATGGAAAAAACAGGTCAAACAGAAATGGAAGTACTGGACATTTTGAATAAAAAGAGTGGTATATTGGGGATTTCCGGTTTATCAAGTGATCTTCGTGACATTGAACATGCCGCTGAAGAAGGAAATGAACGTGCAGAAACTGCTCTTGAAGTATTTGCTAGTAGAATTCATAAATATATTGGCTCATACGCAGCTCAAATGTCTGGAGTAGATGCGATCATATTCACTGCAGGAATAGGGGAAAACAGTGATATTATTCGTTCACGAGTATTGCGTGGTTTAGAATTCATGGGTGTTTATTGGGATTCTGCCCTAAATCAGGTCCGTGGTGAGGATAGATTCATTAGCTACCCGCATTCTCCTGTAAAGGTCATCATTATTCCAACCAATGAGGAAGTTATGATTGCACGTGATGTAGAAAGAATAACGGCTGAATTAGCTGTACCTCTTTGA
- a CDS encoding glyceraldehyde-3-phosphate dehydrogenase: MINVAINGFGRIGRMVFRQAIKDSSFQIVAINASYPAETLAHLIKYDTVHGKFDGSVEVSQDHLLVDGKVVQLLNQRNPQELPWRELGIDVVIEATGKFNAKEKASLHLEAGAKKVILTAPGKNEDATIVVGVNDEQLDINKHDVISNASCTTNCLAPIVKVLDEQFGIENGLMTTVHAYTNDQNNIDNPHKDLRRARACAQSIIPTTTGAAKALAKVLPHLSGKLHGMALRVPTPNVSLVDLVVDVKCDVTVDEINHAFQAAAQGSMKGIIEFCETPLVSVDFNTNPSSSIVDGLSTIVMGTRKVKVLAWYDNEWGYSCRVVDLVKLVADQFVAQRDVQHV; encoded by the coding sequence ATGATTAACGTTGCTATTAACGGGTTTGGACGCATTGGAAGAATGGTGTTTCGTCAAGCGATAAAGGATAGCTCATTTCAAATCGTAGCCATTAATGCGAGCTACCCTGCAGAAACATTGGCACATCTAATTAAGTATGACACAGTACATGGGAAGTTTGACGGTTCTGTAGAGGTATCACAAGATCACTTGTTGGTCGATGGTAAAGTGGTCCAGCTTCTAAATCAACGTAATCCGCAAGAGCTTCCTTGGAGGGAACTGGGAATAGATGTTGTCATTGAAGCAACAGGTAAATTTAATGCAAAGGAAAAAGCAAGCTTGCACCTGGAGGCTGGTGCAAAGAAGGTTATTTTAACAGCTCCCGGTAAAAATGAAGACGCTACAATTGTAGTCGGTGTAAACGACGAGCAGTTGGATATTAACAAGCATGATGTGATTTCCAATGCTTCATGTACAACGAATTGTCTGGCTCCAATCGTAAAGGTGTTAGATGAACAATTTGGCATTGAGAATGGCTTAATGACGACTGTACATGCCTATACAAATGATCAAAATAATATTGATAATCCTCACAAGGATTTACGCAGAGCCCGTGCTTGTGCACAATCCATTATTCCGACAACAACAGGTGCAGCTAAAGCGTTAGCAAAGGTTCTACCACATTTATCCGGGAAATTACATGGTATGGCACTACGTGTTCCAACTCCGAATGTGTCACTTGTTGACCTAGTGGTAGACGTGAAGTGTGATGTGACAGTAGACGAAATTAATCATGCTTTCCAGGCTGCTGCTCAAGGATCAATGAAGGGAATCATCGAATTCTGTGAAACTCCGCTTGTATCGGTTGATTTTAATACAAACCCAAGCTCATCAATTGTTGATGGTTTATCAACAATTGTTATGGGGACGCGTAAGGTAAAGGTGCTCGCTTGGTATGACAATGAGTGGGGCTACTCCTGCCGTGTAGTTGACCTTGTAAAGCTGGTAGCAGATCAATTTGTCGCCCAAAGAGATGTCCAGCACGTCTAA
- the pckA gene encoding phosphoenolpyruvate carboxykinase (ATP) — translation MSSVNIQIDVNELLNGSNTQKQLSVSQLVEKVIKRGEGKLTSTGAVSVSTGKYTGRSPKDKFIVEEASTVHKIDWGNVNQPISKQHFDNLYTKVLEYLKEKEEIFVFKGFAGADHNSRLPITVINEYAWHNLFAHQLFIGPTGTDEQTHEDPFTIVSAPTFKANPIIDGTNSETFIIVSFEKRVILIGGTEYAGEMKKSIFSIMNYLLPEQDILPMHCSANVSEEGDVALFFGLSGTGKTTLSADPNRKLIGDDEHGWSDNGVFNIEGGCYAKCVSLSREKEPQIFDAITFGSVLENVVIDENTGLADYNDVSLTENTRAAYSLDAIDNIMVPSVAGHPNTIVFLTADAFGVLPPISKLSKEQAMYHFLSGYTSKLAGTERGVTSPEVTFSTCFGSPFLPLDASRYAEMLGEKIDKHDANVFLVNTGWTGGEYGVGHRMNLSYTRGMVRAALNGELDNVETGKDDIFGLEIPLHVPGVPDDVLIPEKTWSDKEAYKAKALDLAGKFNENFKKFTSVSEDIVKLGGPLV, via the coding sequence ATGAGCAGTGTAAACATTCAAATAGATGTAAACGAGTTATTAAATGGAAGTAATACACAAAAACAATTAAGTGTCTCACAATTAGTAGAAAAAGTCATTAAGAGAGGTGAAGGCAAACTAACTTCTACCGGTGCTGTTTCTGTTTCAACAGGTAAGTATACAGGCCGTTCTCCTAAAGATAAATTCATAGTAGAGGAAGCATCCACTGTACATAAGATTGATTGGGGGAATGTAAACCAACCAATTTCTAAGCAACATTTTGATAACCTTTACACAAAGGTATTAGAATACTTAAAAGAAAAAGAAGAAATCTTCGTATTTAAAGGCTTTGCAGGAGCGGATCACAATTCCCGTCTTCCAATTACAGTAATAAATGAATATGCTTGGCATAACCTTTTTGCACATCAATTGTTTATTGGTCCAACTGGGACTGATGAGCAAACACATGAAGATCCATTTACAATCGTATCTGCTCCAACATTCAAAGCAAATCCGATCATTGACGGTACAAATTCCGAAACATTTATTATCGTTTCGTTTGAAAAGCGTGTAATTCTGATTGGTGGTACTGAGTATGCTGGTGAAATGAAGAAATCCATCTTCTCAATTATGAACTACTTATTACCTGAACAAGATATTTTACCAATGCACTGTTCGGCAAACGTTTCTGAAGAAGGTGATGTAGCATTGTTTTTCGGCTTATCCGGTACAGGTAAGACAACGCTCTCTGCGGATCCAAACCGTAAGTTAATTGGTGATGATGAGCATGGTTGGTCTGATAACGGCGTATTTAATATTGAAGGCGGCTGCTATGCAAAATGCGTAAGCCTATCTAGAGAGAAGGAACCACAAATCTTTGATGCTATTACATTCGGTTCTGTATTGGAGAATGTTGTCATCGATGAGAATACTGGACTTGCAGATTACAATGATGTTTCTTTAACTGAAAATACACGTGCAGCTTATTCACTTGATGCAATTGATAATATTATGGTTCCGAGTGTGGCCGGACATCCAAATACAATTGTATTCCTAACAGCTGATGCATTCGGCGTATTGCCTCCAATTAGCAAGCTATCAAAAGAACAGGCTATGTACCATTTCTTAAGCGGCTATACGAGTAAGTTAGCAGGAACAGAGCGTGGGGTTACATCTCCGGAAGTAACATTTTCTACATGCTTTGGTTCTCCATTCTTACCGCTTGATGCATCTCGTTATGCAGAAATGCTTGGAGAAAAAATTGATAAACACGATGCGAATGTATTCTTGGTAAACACCGGCTGGACCGGAGGAGAATATGGCGTAGGACACCGTATGAACCTTTCCTACACACGTGGAATGGTGAGAGCGGCACTTAACGGAGAATTAGATAATGTGGAAACAGGAAAGGACGATATCTTCGGCTTGGAGATTCCACTTCATGTGCCGGGTGTACCTGATGATGTATTAATTCCGGAAAAAACCTGGAGTGATAAGGAAGCATACAAAGCAAAAGCCTTAGACCTTGCTGGCAAGTTTAATGAAAACTTCAAAAAGTTCACAAGTGTATCTGAAGATATTGTGAAGCTTGGAGGACCTCTGGTATAA
- a CDS encoding malate:quinone oxidoreductase, with protein sequence MNNKREMETDVILIGAGIMSATLGTLLKELVPDWNIKVFEKLGNAGEESSNEWNNAGTGHAALCELNYTVEKPDGSIDVSKAIKINEQFQVSMQFWAYLVNNKLIQNPEEFIMPMPHMSIVQGEQNVAFLKKRFEALSKNPLFQGMEFSNDPEKLMEWIPLMMKGRTTNEPIAATKIDSGTDINFGSLTRMLFNHLESENIDMNYNHSVENMNHTKNGLWELKVRNLKSGTAESHTAKFVFIGSGGGSLHLLQKSGIQEGKHIGGFPVSGLFMVCNNPDVIEQHHAKVYGKAKVGAPPMSVPHLDTRFIDHKKSLLFGPFAGFTPKFLKNGSTFDLITSVKPDNLLTMLAAGAKNMSLTTYLIQQVRVSKEQRMEELREFIPSAKSEDWDLVVAGQRVQVIKDTDAGKGMLQFGTEVVSAADGSIAALLGASPGASTAVHVMLEVLEKCFPEHLDEWKPKLKEMIPSYGLSLMENTDLLNEIHTSTTQVLGLEEKELELVIGN encoded by the coding sequence ATGAATAATAAAAGAGAAATGGAAACAGACGTGATTTTAATTGGTGCCGGAATCATGAGTGCAACTTTAGGAACGCTTCTGAAAGAATTAGTGCCGGATTGGAATATCAAGGTGTTTGAAAAGCTTGGAAACGCAGGAGAAGAAAGTTCAAATGAATGGAATAACGCGGGTACAGGGCATGCTGCTCTGTGTGAGCTTAATTATACAGTTGAAAAACCGGATGGATCTATAGATGTTAGTAAAGCGATAAAGATTAATGAACAGTTTCAGGTTTCCATGCAGTTTTGGGCATACCTTGTCAACAACAAGCTGATCCAAAATCCAGAAGAATTTATCATGCCAATGCCTCATATGAGCATAGTCCAAGGAGAACAAAATGTAGCATTTTTAAAGAAACGTTTCGAAGCATTATCAAAGAATCCATTATTTCAAGGAATGGAATTTTCTAATGATCCTGAAAAGTTAATGGAATGGATCCCACTTATGATGAAGGGTCGTACAACGAATGAGCCTATAGCAGCTACTAAGATTGACTCAGGCACTGATATTAACTTTGGCTCTCTAACGCGTATGTTATTTAATCACTTAGAAAGTGAAAATATCGACATGAATTATAACCATAGTGTTGAGAATATGAATCACACAAAAAACGGCTTATGGGAATTAAAAGTTCGGAATCTTAAAAGCGGTACTGCTGAAAGTCATACCGCTAAGTTTGTTTTTATAGGAAGCGGTGGAGGAAGTCTACACTTACTGCAAAAATCTGGTATTCAAGAGGGGAAACATATCGGAGGTTTCCCGGTAAGCGGGTTATTTATGGTGTGTAATAATCCGGATGTTATCGAACAGCATCATGCGAAGGTTTACGGAAAAGCTAAGGTTGGAGCTCCACCAATGTCTGTTCCGCACCTTGATACAAGATTTATTGATCATAAGAAGTCATTGTTATTCGGACCATTTGCCGGCTTTACTCCAAAGTTCCTGAAAAATGGTTCAACATTTGATTTAATCACTTCCGTAAAACCGGACAATCTCTTAACAATGTTAGCGGCAGGTGCCAAAAACATGTCATTGACAACATATCTTATTCAGCAAGTAAGGGTATCAAAAGAACAGCGCATGGAAGAACTACGTGAATTTATCCCGAGCGCAAAAAGTGAGGATTGGGATTTAGTAGTAGCTGGACAGCGTGTTCAAGTGATTAAAGATACAGACGCTGGAAAAGGAATGCTTCAATTTGGGACAGAAGTTGTGAGTGCCGCTGATGGTTCAATCGCAGCATTGCTCGGTGCTTCTCCTGGTGCTTCTACTGCAGTGCATGTCATGCTTGAAGTGCTGGAAAAATGTTTCCCTGAACATTTAGATGAATGGAAACCAAAACTGAAAGAAATGATTCCTTCTTATGGTTTATCACTAATGGAAAATACAGATCTTCTGAACGAAATTCATACTTCAACAACTCAAGTTCTTGGTCTTGAAGAGAAAGAACTAGAACTAGTAATTGGTAATTAG
- a CDS encoding NAD(P)-dependent malic enzyme, translating to MSTLREEALKMHQENQGKLSVRSKVKVSNAKDLSLAYSPGVAEPCLAIHENESKVYDYTMKGNLVGVVSNGTAVLGLGNIGPKAAMPVMEGKALLFKEFANVDAFPLCIDSTDTDKIVEHVKMLEPTFGGVNLEDIAAPQCFEIEARLREECDIPIFHDDQHGTAIVTAAGLINALKLAKKNIEDIRVVANGAGAAGVAIVKLLLNMGVKDVILCDTKGIIYKGRPVGMNKFKEEMASITNNEQKQGTLADALEGADVFVGVSAAGAVTKEMVSSMNENPIIFAMANPVPEIMPVQAKEAGALVVGTGRSDFPNQVNNVLAFPGIFRGALDVQAKEINEEMKVAAVYAISNLISNDELHADYVIPDPFDTRVAKHVADAVAAAAIKTGVARKKVVAQPLSV from the coding sequence ATGTCAACATTACGAGAAGAAGCATTAAAAATGCATCAGGAAAACCAAGGGAAACTTAGTGTTAGATCGAAAGTTAAAGTAAGTAATGCAAAAGATTTAAGTCTTGCCTATTCACCGGGAGTAGCTGAGCCATGTTTAGCTATACATGAGAATGAGAGTAAAGTATATGACTATACAATGAAAGGAAATCTCGTTGGTGTTGTTTCAAATGGAACCGCTGTCCTAGGTCTTGGTAATATCGGACCAAAAGCAGCTATGCCGGTTATGGAAGGTAAGGCATTGTTATTTAAAGAGTTTGCCAATGTTGATGCCTTCCCTTTATGCATAGATTCAACAGATACAGATAAAATTGTCGAGCATGTTAAAATGCTGGAGCCTACTTTTGGTGGAGTTAACTTAGAAGATATTGCTGCACCGCAATGCTTTGAAATAGAAGCGCGTTTACGTGAAGAGTGTGATATTCCTATTTTTCATGATGACCAACATGGAACGGCGATCGTTACAGCAGCAGGATTAATAAATGCTCTTAAACTGGCAAAAAAGAATATTGAGGATATTCGTGTTGTAGCAAATGGAGCCGGGGCTGCAGGTGTAGCTATTGTTAAGCTATTGCTTAATATGGGTGTGAAAGATGTTATTTTATGTGATACAAAAGGAATTATTTATAAAGGCCGCCCGGTTGGCATGAATAAATTTAAAGAAGAAATGGCAAGTATAACAAATAATGAGCAAAAGCAAGGGACATTAGCGGATGCATTGGAAGGTGCTGATGTGTTTGTCGGGGTCTCTGCTGCAGGAGCAGTGACTAAAGAGATGGTGTCTTCGATGAATGAGAATCCAATTATATTTGCTATGGCTAATCCGGTACCGGAAATTATGCCGGTGCAGGCAAAGGAAGCAGGAGCACTAGTCGTTGGTACAGGACGTTCGGATTTCCCTAATCAGGTAAATAATGTTCTCGCCTTTCCTGGAATTTTCCGTGGTGCTTTAGATGTTCAGGCAAAAGAAATAAATGAAGAAATGAAAGTGGCTGCCGTTTATGCCATTTCCAACCTCATTAGCAATGATGAATTGCATGCTGATTATGTCATTCCGGATCCATTTGATACAAGAGTAGCGAAACATGTAGCAGATGCTGTTGCAGCGGCAGCGATAAAAACAGGAGTTGCTCGAAAAAAAGTGGTTGCACAACCACTTAGTGTTTAA